One Narcine bancroftii isolate sNarBan1 chromosome 3, sNarBan1.hap1, whole genome shotgun sequence DNA window includes the following coding sequences:
- the LOC138756917 gene encoding zinc finger protein 229-like: MEGQVTSDTADKTLQSEVCGEEGLPVDLLESDLCAHPGDPPFPCSECGEGFASSDALLQHKCVPTRGSLSPCSDCGKSFQTSKDLEGHGCVPPEESPFTCRVCGKGCVPPEESLFTCRVCGKGCVPPGESLFTCRVCGKGRVPLGESPFTCHVCGKRCVPPEENPFTQSSSLLQHQNIHSGEKGFKCCVCGKGFSRSSYLLQHQRIHTGEKPFICSLCGKGFSQPTGLLSHQRIHTGEKPFTCSLCGKRFSRSSDLLRHQRIHTGERPFTCSLCGKGFFQSSDLLQHQNIHTGEKPFTCSLCGKGFSQSSTLVQHQRIHTGEKPFTCSLCGKGFSHPSNLLQHQRIHTGERPFTCSLCGKGFSQSSALLQHQRIHTGEKPFTCSLCGKGFSQSSTLLQHQRIHTGEKPFTCFLCGKGFSHPSNLLSHQRIHTGEKPFTCSQCGKGFSQSSTLQTHQRVHTREKPFTCSLCGKGFSRPSSLQAHQRVHTGERPFSSSK, from the coding sequence ATGGAGGGTCAGGTGACCAGTGATACGGCAGATAAAACACTCCAAAGTGAAGTGTGTGGTGAGGAGGGCCTTCCTGTGGACTTGTTGGAATCAGATCTCTGCGCTCACCCTGGGGACCCACCGTTCCCCTGTTCCGAgtgtggggagggatttgccAGCTCTGACGCACTGCTGCAACACAAGTGTGTCCCCACTAGGGGGAGCTTGTCCCCCTGctctgactgtgggaagagcttTCAAACCTCCAAGGACCTGGAGGGGCACGGGTGTGTTCCCCCTGAGGAGAGTCCGTTCACCTGCcgcgtgtgtgggaaggggtgtgTTCCCCCTGAGGAGAGTCTGTTCACCTGCcgcgtgtgtgggaaggggtgtgTTCCCCCTGGGGAGAGTCTGTTCACCTGCCGCGTATGTGGGAAGGGGCGTGTTCCCCTTGGGGAGAGTCCGTTCACCTGCCATGTATGTGGGAAGAGGTGTGTTCCCCCTGAGGAGAATCCGTTCACCCAGTCCTCCAGCCTCCTGCAGCACCAGAATATTCACTCTGGGGAGAAAGGCTTTAAATGCtgtgtgtgtgggaaggggttctctcgatCCTCCTACCTGCTGCAACACCAGAgaattcacaccggggagaaaccgttcaTCTGCTCCCTATGCGGAAAAGGATTCTCTCAACCTACCGGTCTCCTGAGTCACCAGCggattcacactggggagaaaccattcacctgctccctgtgcggaAAGAGGTTCTCTCGCTCCTCCGACCTGCTGCGGCACCAGAgaattcacaccggggagagaccattcacctgctccctgtgcggaAAGGGGTTTTTTCAGTCCTCTGACCTGCTACAACACCAGAACATTCACACTGGTGAGAAacctttcacctgctccctgtgcgggaaggggttctccCAGTCCTCCACCCTGGTACAACACCAGagaattcacactggggagaaaccgttcacctgctccctgtgcgggaaaGGATTCTCTCATCCCTCCAACCTGCTACAACACCAGagaattcacactggggagagaccatTCACTTGCTCCCTatgcgggaaggggttctctcaatcCTCTGCCCTGCTACAACACCAGagaattcacactggggagaaaccgttcacctgctcactgtgcgggaaggggttctctcagtccTCCACCCTGCTACAGCACCAGagaattcacactggggagaaaccattcacctgcttcCTGTGTGGGAAAGGGTTCTCTCATCCCTCCAACCTGCTATCACACCAGagaattcacactggggagaaaccgttcacatGCTCCCAGTGTGGGAAAGGGTTCTCTCAGTCTTCCACACTGCAgacacaccagcgggttcacaccagagagaaaccgttcacctgctccctgtgtgggaaggggttctctcggcCATCCAGCCTGCAGgcccaccagcgggttcacaccggggagagaccGTTCTCATCCAGCAAGTGA